In the Nicotiana tabacum cultivar K326 chromosome 16, ASM71507v2, whole genome shotgun sequence genome, one interval contains:
- the LOC107830935 gene encoding uncharacterized protein LOC107830935 isoform X2 has protein sequence MLTAFFCVLKGHMLLHAYKLSLIVMAPKPQRIRHLAEATWQSAMKKARTMSTETETESSSMKDAFSKYADYLNNLNDKRERVVKASRDITMNSKKVIFQVHRISKHNKEEVLDKAVKDLAAVTDQYVSRLVKELQGTDFWKLRRAYSPGVQEYVEAATLCNFCKTGTLLTLDEINAAFLPLSDPSVEPLQINILDYILGLADLTGELMRLAIGRISEGELDFAEKICSFVREIYRKLTLIAPEMDDPSDMKQKMETMLQSVMKIENACFSVYVRGSEYIPLLGSADPSYPLLGMPDLE, from the exons ATGCTAACAGCTTTTTTTTGTGTGCTGAAGGGACACATGTTGCTCCACGCCTACAAGTTGTCACTCATAGTTATGGCTCCTAAACCTCAGCGCATTCGTCACT TGGCAGAAGCAACTTGGCAAAGCgcgatgaagaaagcaaggacAATGAGTACTGAAACTGAGACCGAGTCATCATCAATGAAAGACGCCTTCTCCAAATATGCTGATTACCTCAATAACCTT AATGATAAACGAGAAAGGGTGGTGAAAGCAAGTCGTGATATTACTATGAATAGCAAGAAGGTTATTTTTCAAGTGCACAG AATAAGCAAGCACAACAAAGAGGAAGTTCTGGATAAAGCAGTTAAAGATCTGGCAGCTGTGACTGATCAATATGTGTCCCGGCTAGTAAAGGAACTCCAAGGGACTGATTTCTGGAAGTTAAGACGAGCATATTCTCCTGGG GTTCAAGAATATGTTGAAGCTGCAACACTTTGTAATTTCTGCAAGACAGGGACACTATTAACTCTTGATGAGATTAATGCAGCCTTTCTCCCATTAAGTGATCCTTCTGTTGAACCCTTGCAGATTAACATCTTAGACTATATCTTAGGG CTTGCGGACTTGACAGGAGAATTGATGAGGTTGGCAATTGGTCGAATATCAGAAGGGGAACTTGATTTTGCTGAGAAGATCTGCAGTTTTGTGCGTGAAATTTACAGGAAGCTTACTCTTATTGCCCCGGAAATGGATGATCCTTCAGATATGAAACAAAAAATGGAAACTATGCTCCAGAGTGTTATGAAGATAGAAAATG CTTGTTTTAGTGTTTATGTAAGAGGATCGGAGTACATTCCCCTGCTTGGATCTGCTGACCCCAGTTATCCACTGTTGGGCATGCCAGACCTTGAATGA
- the LOC107830935 gene encoding uncharacterized protein LOC107830935 isoform X3 yields the protein MLTAFFCVLKGHMLLHAYKLSLIVMAPKPQRIRHLAEATWQSAMKKARTMSTETETESSSMKDAFSKYADYLNNLNDKRERVVKASRDITMNSKKVIFQVHRISKHNKEEVLDKAVKDLAAVTDQYVSRLVKELQGTDFWKLRRAYSPGVQEYVEAATLCNFCKTGTLLTLDEINAAFLPLSDPSVEPLQINILDYILGLADLTGELMRLAIGRISEGELDFAEKICSFVREIYRKLTLIAPEMDDPSDMKQKMETMLQSVMKIENGRKRSVCLL from the exons ATGCTAACAGCTTTTTTTTGTGTGCTGAAGGGACACATGTTGCTCCACGCCTACAAGTTGTCACTCATAGTTATGGCTCCTAAACCTCAGCGCATTCGTCACT TGGCAGAAGCAACTTGGCAAAGCgcgatgaagaaagcaaggacAATGAGTACTGAAACTGAGACCGAGTCATCATCAATGAAAGACGCCTTCTCCAAATATGCTGATTACCTCAATAACCTT AATGATAAACGAGAAAGGGTGGTGAAAGCAAGTCGTGATATTACTATGAATAGCAAGAAGGTTATTTTTCAAGTGCACAG AATAAGCAAGCACAACAAAGAGGAAGTTCTGGATAAAGCAGTTAAAGATCTGGCAGCTGTGACTGATCAATATGTGTCCCGGCTAGTAAAGGAACTCCAAGGGACTGATTTCTGGAAGTTAAGACGAGCATATTCTCCTGGG GTTCAAGAATATGTTGAAGCTGCAACACTTTGTAATTTCTGCAAGACAGGGACACTATTAACTCTTGATGAGATTAATGCAGCCTTTCTCCCATTAAGTGATCCTTCTGTTGAACCCTTGCAGATTAACATCTTAGACTATATCTTAGGG CTTGCGGACTTGACAGGAGAATTGATGAGGTTGGCAATTGGTCGAATATCAGAAGGGGAACTTGATTTTGCTGAGAAGATCTGCAGTTTTGTGCGTGAAATTTACAGGAAGCTTACTCTTATTGCCCCGGAAATGGATGATCCTTCAGATATGAAACAAAAAATGGAAACTATGCTCCAGAGTGTTATGAAGATAGAAAATG GTAGAAAGAGAAGTGTTTGTTTGCTGTAG
- the LOC107830935 gene encoding uncharacterized protein LOC107830935 isoform X1, with the protein MLTAFFCVLKGHMLLHAYKLSLIVMAPKPQRIRHLAEATWQSAMKKARTMSTETETESSSMKDAFSKYADYLNNLNDKRERVVKASRDITMNSKKVIFQVHRISKHNKEEVLDKAVKDLAAVTDQYVSRLVKELQGTDFWKLRRAYSPGVQEYVEAATLCNFCKTGTLLTLDEINAAFLPLSDPSVEPLQINILDYILGLADLTGELMRLAIGRISEGELDFAEKICSFVREIYRKLTLIAPEMDDPSDMKQKMETMLQSVMKIENEREVFVCCRSSSSSPPGYANGVENCIKLVRKGILEGRIFHILSEGTWWELYATL; encoded by the exons ATGCTAACAGCTTTTTTTTGTGTGCTGAAGGGACACATGTTGCTCCACGCCTACAAGTTGTCACTCATAGTTATGGCTCCTAAACCTCAGCGCATTCGTCACT TGGCAGAAGCAACTTGGCAAAGCgcgatgaagaaagcaaggacAATGAGTACTGAAACTGAGACCGAGTCATCATCAATGAAAGACGCCTTCTCCAAATATGCTGATTACCTCAATAACCTT AATGATAAACGAGAAAGGGTGGTGAAAGCAAGTCGTGATATTACTATGAATAGCAAGAAGGTTATTTTTCAAGTGCACAG AATAAGCAAGCACAACAAAGAGGAAGTTCTGGATAAAGCAGTTAAAGATCTGGCAGCTGTGACTGATCAATATGTGTCCCGGCTAGTAAAGGAACTCCAAGGGACTGATTTCTGGAAGTTAAGACGAGCATATTCTCCTGGG GTTCAAGAATATGTTGAAGCTGCAACACTTTGTAATTTCTGCAAGACAGGGACACTATTAACTCTTGATGAGATTAATGCAGCCTTTCTCCCATTAAGTGATCCTTCTGTTGAACCCTTGCAGATTAACATCTTAGACTATATCTTAGGG CTTGCGGACTTGACAGGAGAATTGATGAGGTTGGCAATTGGTCGAATATCAGAAGGGGAACTTGATTTTGCTGAGAAGATCTGCAGTTTTGTGCGTGAAATTTACAGGAAGCTTACTCTTATTGCCCCGGAAATGGATGATCCTTCAGATATGAAACAAAAAATGGAAACTATGCTCCAGAGTGTTATGAAGATAGAAAATG AAAGAGAAGTGTTTGTTTGCTGTAGAAGTTCATCTAGCTCTCCACCTGGATATGCAAATGGTGTAGAGAACTGCATCAAACTGGTGAGGAAAGGAATTTTGGAAGGACGCATTTTCCACATACTTTCCGAAGGTACCTGGTGGGAATTATATGCAACTTTGTAG